In the genome of Bradyrhizobium sp. CB3481, the window CCTCGGGCAATGCCGATATCGCCAGCGGCGTCGAGGATTTGAAGGTTGCGGTTGAGCTGATCGCCCGCGAGACCGGCCAGAACAAGGTTCATTTCGTCGGCGAATCCTCGGGCGCACTGCGCGCGGGTGCCTACGCCATGGTGGCGCCCGAGCGGGTCGACCGCCTGGTGTTCGCCGCCTTCACCTACAAGGGCGAGGGTTCACCGACCCTGACCAAGCGGGCCGAGCAGCTCGCCTACTTCCGCTCCCACAACATGCGCAAGCGCGACCGCGACATGATCCGCTCGATCGCGACGCGCGACAAGCCCGGGACTTCCGATCCGGCCGTGATGGAGGCGCTGGCGGATGTCGAGATGCAGTTCGGCGATCAGGTGCCGACCGGCACCTATCTCGACATGACCGCCAATCTGCCGGTGGTGCATCCGGAGAAAGTACTGGCGCCGGTGCTGCTGGTGCGCGGTGAATATGACGGCATCGCCACCGTCGCCGATCTCGAGGAATTCTACAACAAGCTGCCGAATGGCGATCGGCAGCTCATCATCCTGCCCGGCACCGCCCATTCGGTCGCGCTCGCGATCAACAGGCAGCTGTTCTGGCATGTGACGCGGGCGTTTCTCACCATGCCGACGCCGATTGCGTAATTTGCCTTTGTAAGCCCACGGCCGGCATTTCCGAGCGGCACAAGAGCCGGCCAGAGCAACCCCAAAAAAAATTTGAAAACGGGTGTCGGATCGACCGGCGCCCGCTCGTCCTTGACACGAATCCCGCGAAAAGGAGCCTATTATGGCCAAAATGATCTTCGTCAACCTGCCGATCAGCGATCTCGCCCGGTCCACCGCCTTCTATCAAGCGATCGGCGCCGAAAAGAACCCGCAATTCTCCGATGACACGGGATCCTGCATGGTGCTGTCCGACACCATCTACGTGATGCTGCTGACCCACGACAAATATCGCCAGTTCACCTCGAAAAAGATCGCCGATGCCAAGGCCACCAG includes:
- a CDS encoding VOC family protein, producing MAKMIFVNLPISDLARSTAFYQAIGAEKNPQFSDDTGSCMVLSDTIYVMLLTHDKYRQFTSKKIADAKATSQVLLCLSADDRGAVDDIVAKAKAAGGGVDPGPKQDYGFMYGRSFEDPDGHHWEVMWMDVAAATAAQPATA
- a CDS encoding alpha/beta fold hydrolase; translation: MTNSGNLIGRRTVLTGLGLGAAAIAALPTQAATSSESGKIWSSEYWTKKGDVPLWMFRKRIGAPKPSEPARPVVFFVHGSSVTSRVFDLTVPGKGEYSVMNEFARHGFDCWTMDHENYGKSGRTSGNADIASGVEDLKVAVELIARETGQNKVHFVGESSGALRAGAYAMVAPERVDRLVFAAFTYKGEGSPTLTKRAEQLAYFRSHNMRKRDRDMIRSIATRDKPGTSDPAVMEALADVEMQFGDQVPTGTYLDMTANLPVVHPEKVLAPVLLVRGEYDGIATVADLEEFYNKLPNGDRQLIILPGTAHSVALAINRQLFWHVTRAFLTMPTPIA